The window ATGATCTCAGTCCTTCACGTTTACAGGAACTACTCCTCCTTGAGGCCCGGGGAGGATCCCGTCTCGAGAGCCGGCATCCTCCCTTACGATCGTGAGTTCTGGCTCTACAACATCTCGGTTTTCCTGAACACTATAGCCCTAATTCACGTCTCGCTGATAGTGCTCGTTTCGAGCGAGGAATTCAACCCCAGCATAGCTGCCATGCTTTACACGTTGATTCAGGGAGTGGACATGCTCTCAGCCCTCTTCGCGGGGATCATGTTCGATAGATTCGGGAGGATTTTCCTCTGCCTTCCCTTCTCCATATCAATCCTTCCATCCGTTCTGACGCTCCTAGGCGGCAGGATGAGCCTGCTGATGGCAGCTGTGTTCTACGGTCTCGTCCTGGGGATGCAGGAATCAATATACAGGGCAGCCATAAGCACTATCGTGCCGGTGCAGCAGAGGGGGAGCGCCTATGGGATATTCAACACCTTTTACGGGGTTGGGAGTCTTCTCAGCGCAACGATATTTGGGTACTTCATCGAGATGAGGCTCCTCGAGGTGGGGGTGTGCTTCACGCTGGTCGGACAGCTGGCGGCTTTAGTGATGCTCGTGCTCTCAACGAGGAGTAAAGAGCGGATCTTCGATGACAGAACTAGCTGGAAAGGCCCATAGAGTAGTGGGAGAGCAGGTAGGCTAGAGCTATGTTCAGGGCTATGGTCATCAGGTGCATCCCCACGGTCATACCCAATGCCGTGAGGATCAGCCCTACGTTGTAAGCGAGAGCGTTCGTAAGCATCAGGGTGCTCATCCTCACATCGATCCCCCATGTATCCGCCCGCCGCTGGCTATTTATACCAGATCTCCGGAATCGTTGCATGATGTTTCAGAACGGATTAAATCATTCTTATGATGAACCGAGCCTTTCTCATGATCTATTTAGCTATAATTCAAAGCAAGCGTGGTAGAAAACATGAATCTCTTGATGAAATATCTCATTGAGCTCTCTTGAGGTTGGTGAATCCTTCTTTCGATCGCAATAGCCCTGATCGGTCCAAGAGCATAATCCCAGCGGATGGGGGAACCCTAGGCGAGGTCCCGCAGAGGTTCATCCCACCGGTTCCCGCGCGTTCCTTATCCTCTATCTTTTTGAATATTCGTGCCTCAATGAATGTCGCCAGAATCCGTAGTTATTTTCACAAAAAGTTCCTATATAGGAAATTAAATTTAAAATTTACGTCAATTTTATAAAAATATATCCTGAGTGAGACGCCGTTTAAATACTATAGCCTCTCGTTCGATGGAGGTAATTCCCCCCTGGGATCCTCTTAGTTGGACGAGCTCTCATGAGAAGGCCATCGACGATACAAACAATTCCTTAACACAATCATCTTAAAATGAGATTCTTATTGGAGATATTACCAAATACAACATGAAAATTCGTCAATTTGCCATATCAACATGGCCGTTTTTGATAGTAAACTATTTAATTTTCTTCTAATGTTAAAAATGTGGCGATACCTATGCCGGAGCACAAGCCCACTGTTGAGGAGCTCCTCAAGAAGGCGGAGAAGCCATCCAAGCTGGCCGTCCCCTATCATCAGTTTTATGAGGGAAAGGTTCAGGTGATGCCTAAATGCGCGATAAGGACTATGGATGACTTCTCCATATGGTACACCCCGGGCGTGGCCGCCGCTTGCAAGGAGATAAAGAATGATCCCGATAAGTCCTTCTTCCTCACCAATAGGTGGAATTACGTGGCGGTTGTGAGCGATGGCACTAGGGTCTTGGGATTGGGTAACATAGGGCCCGAGGCGGGTCTTCCCGTCATGGAGGGTAAGGCTCTCCTCTTCAAGTACCTGGGTGGCGTGGACGCCTTCCCCCTCGTGGTCAGGGCCCACGACCCGGATGATATGCTGAAGCTGCTGGAGTGGATAGAGCCCAACTTCGGTGGGATCAACCTAGAGGATATAGAGAAGCCCAAGTGCTACTACGTGCTCGAGGAGGCCAGGAAGAGACTTCAGATACCAGTTTGGCATGATGATCAGCAGGGAACCGCTACGGTGACCTACGCGGGGCTCGTTAACGCCTTCAAGCTGGTAGGAAAGAACATGAAGGACTCCAAGATAGTGCTCTACGGAGCGGGCGCAGCTAACGTGAGGACCGCCATAGTGCTGATAACCGCTGGTGTTCCTCCCGGCAATCTGGTGCTCATAGACACCGTGGGTCCGCTCTACAGGGATAGACCGGATATCGAGAAGATGAAGGTGGAGGACAGATGGAAGTACGACCTCGCCATGAAGACGAACAAGGAGAACAATAAGACAATAGAGGAGGCATTCAAGGGAGCTGATGCCGTTGTGGGGGCTAGCAAGCCGGGACCGGGCGTGATAAAGCCGGAGTGGATAAAGCTGATGAACGATGATCCCATCGTGTTCGCCTGCGCCAACCCAATACCGGAGATATGGCCCTGGGAGGCTAAGGAGGCGGGAGCCAAGATAGTGGCCACCGGTAGGAGCGACTTCCCGAATCAAGTGAACAACAGCCTCTCCTTCCCGGCGATATTCAGGGGAGTTTTGGATGTGAGAGCGAGGACCGTTACGGATGAGATGTGCGTAGCTGCTGGAGACGCCCTGGCCAAGTTCGCGGAGGAGAAGGGCTTGAGGGAGGATTACATCCTACCGACGATGGACGACTGGGAGGTTTACCCGATAGAGGCCGTTGCCGCGGCTGAGCAGTCGATAAAACAGGGGGTGGCGAGGAGGATCCTGAGCAGGGAGGAGCTCTATGAGAGGGCCGTCAACATAATCAGGAACGCTAGGGAATCCGCCAGGATCCTGATGGAGAAGGGACTCATCTCATCTCCCCCACCGGAGGAGGACGTGCTGAGGAGCTACGGTCCCTGAGGGCTGCCGTCGCGGCAGCATCGATCTATCACAATACCCTCAAAATCTTTTTATTGAGTAATTCCAACTTCTCAGATGCGGAGAGATATCCTAATTCACGCGGCTCTGCTCCTCATGCTGCTGGGCGCTCTAGCAAATGATGCGGGGGCCGTCGGTGAGACGAAGGTCCTCATAGTGTCCAATGATGACGATTTTAACTCCACAAAACTCCTAAAATCCTGGCTGGATGAGAGAGGATTCCTCTATGAGGTCTCCAGCTCCCCGCTACCGGGCTTCCGCTTTCAGATAATCTTGGGAGGCCCTAAGGCCCGCATAGTTGGCCAGCTCGCGAGGAGGTACATGCCGGAGGGCGAGAGGATCCTCTTGATGAACCATAAGGGGTACTGGACGTTCCATGTAACGACCGAGGGGAATAAAACGCTCATCTTCATCGCCGGAAACACCAGGAGGGAGACTCTCAAGGCGACGGAAATCCTCCTGAGGAGCGGGGTGCTGGACTTCATCTTATCACAGGATAGCGGGCTCAGGATATCCCAAGAGGGTTCTGTGGAGAAAAGAGACTTCCATTGGAGATTCCCACCAGTATCAGGGAAGGATTACAGGTTGTCCATTGAGATCCCTGAGATTCTCGCTGACTTCTATAGGGTGAAGCCTAGGATGAGGGTCGTGGAGTTCAAGCCCGGGAATGATTCCCCAATATTCACTTGGTACCTGATGGTAAGGACTCCACACGACGATGAGCTGCTCAGGAGGCTTGCTGGCGAGCTCGCTGAGATCGCGAGCAGGGATGGGATAGAGGGCTACGATAGAGTCTGGTTCATCGCATCCTTCGTGCAGCACCTCAAGTACTCCCTGGCGAACGAGTACTCCCCCACCGGGGACCATCCAAGCTATCCCGTGGAAACGCTGATTGAGGGCGGGGGAGACTGCGAGGACCTCTCCATGCTCCTCGTATCCCTCCTCAGGGAATCGGGTTTCAACTCCATGCTCCTCATAATGCCAACGCATGCCGCGGTGGCTGTTGAGATGCCCCCCGAGTGGGTGAGGTTCCCCAGGGTTAGGGTGAGCATTGAGAATGTGAGCGGTGTGAGGGTGGCGCTGGTCGACCTAGCGGACCTCAGGGATAAGGTGATTCGCGGGGAGGTTCCACTTGCCCTGGAGCTGAGGTTGGGGAACAGGAGCTTCTTTTACCTGGAGAGCACCGGATTCCTAAGACCTGGAGAGCTTCCCAATCTTCTCCTGATAGCGGAGAGCATAGGATGGCCCTACTCAGAGTTCCCGATATTCCTGGTGAGCGATGAGAACGCACCCGTGCCCCTAATCTACGACTACCTATTCACCTCCAGGAAGGTGGACTCGGGTAACCTGATAACTCTCGTCGTGAAGGTCAAGAACGTCGGCGATCGGGTGGCGGAAGGTTTGAGGCTGGAATCCCAGATATATGCTGGGAGCAGGGTTGAGGTTGGGGGAATCGATGCGAGACTGGTCCGCTTGGGCGAGCTGGCCGGGGTGAGGGTGACGGAGAGCGCGCAGCTTGCCTCCATCGATCTGGGCCCAGTGAGGCCTGGGGAGGTGTTAACCTACTCCTTCACCTTCCACACGCCCTCGCCTACGGTGGGCGCTAGAGTCTCACTTTATCTAGGGAGGTCGGAGGTAGACTTCCTCAGGATAAGGCCCTTCAACCCATAGGGTGCTACGGTGGGGGGAGACGTCCTAGGCAGGGAGCTTAGGCTCGTGTCCTTCGGGGAGAGCCACGGGAAAGTGATAGGCGCGGTGATCGAGGGGGTTCCAGCGGGGCTCAGGCTGAGTGAGGAGGATGTGCAGAGGGTCTTGGATCTGAGGAAGCCCGGTCTTTCGCACCTCTCGAGTCAGAGGGCTGAGGAGGACAGGGTCGAGATCCTGAGCGGTGTCTTCAGGGGATACACGACGGGAGCGCCCATCTGCATGGTGGTCAGGAACTTGGACGTGGACTCATCCCATTATGAGGAGTTCAGGAGATTCCCCCGGCCGGGCCACGCGGACCACATAGCCTCGGTGAAGTACGGGGGGTTCAACGATCACAGGGGGGGTGGAAGGTTCTCCGGGAGGATAACCGTCTCGATGTGCATGGGAGGGGCCGTTGCGATGAAGATCCTGGAGAGGCTGAACGTGGAGATCGTGGCATACTCGCTGGAGATAGGAGGGGAGAGGGCCAGGGATTTCACGATAGAGGATGCGAAGGTTTACAGGTACCTCAACCCGGTGAGGGCCCCGAATGAGGAGAGCTACGAGAGGATGGCCAGGGCAATCGAGGAGGCCATGAGGGATGGGGACAGCGTCGGGGGCATCGTTGAGGCCGTCGCTCTGAACGTCCCCCAGGGCTTGGGCGAGCCTATCTTCGATACGATAGAGGGAGACATAGCTAAGGCCATGTTCTCGATCCCCGGCGTTAAGGGGGTCGAGTTCGGATCGGGTTTCAGGGCCGCAGCGATGAGGGGATCTGAGCATAACGATCCCATGAGGATCATCGATGGTAGAGTGAGGTACGTGAAGAACGATCATGGAGGAGCCATAGGCGGCATGACGACGGGCGAACCCTTGATCCTCAGGGTGGCCTTCAAACCCACTCCCTCCATAGCCAAGCCCCAGGACTCCGTCGATCTTGAACTGCTGAGGGATGTGAAGATAAAGGTTAAAGGCAGGCACGATCCCTGCATAGTCCCCAGGGCCGTGGTCGTGGTTGAGAGCATGCTCGCTTTCACACTGGCCGATCACGCCATGAGGCAGGGCCTCATACCGAAGGTCCTGAGGTGATCCTATGGAGGATCTGAGGGGTAGGATAAGGGAGCTCACCCTCAAGCTGGTGGATCTCTACTCGGAAAGGATGAGGCTCGTCGAGGAGATAGGTAGGTTGAAGAGGGAATCCGGTGTTCCGGTGAGGGACTCGGAGGTCGAGAGGGAGCTCTGGAGGGATGTGAGGGAGAGGTGCAGGGAGAGGGGGCTGGACGATTGGAGCTGCAGTAGACTCTTCAGATTCATAATAAGCGCCTCCATAAGGGCCCAGATCCCAGAGGAGGGGGATGCCGGTCCCCATCTCGAGGTCTTCAGGAGGGCCAAGCAGCTGGAGAGGAGGGGGGTCAGGATATATCACCTGGAGGTGGGGGAGCCTCCCTGGTCCTTCCCCCCTTGGGTCTTGGATGAGATGCTGAGGGCCATAGGGGAGGGGAGGACCAGGTACGGCACCTCGACGGGCTCAGAAAGGTTCAGGAGAGCTGCCAGTGATTGGATCAGTAAGAGGGATGGAGTCGATAGCGGACCCGAGAACATCATAGTGACCCCTGGATCGAAGTTTGCGATCTACTCGATCCTAGCTTGCTTCCTTAGGCCCGGGGACAGGCTGGGCGTGATGATACCGGCCTGGCCGGCTTACAAGGGGATGGCATCCAACCTGGGACTTGAGTTCATCCAAGTGACCTCCTTGGATGAGCTCTGGAAGATGAAGGGGATCGGGGCCTTCCTGGTCTGCTCCCCGAACAACCCGGATGGGAGGGTCTGGAGCAGGAGAGAATTGGAGGAGCTGGCCGACTTCCTCAACGAGAACGATGCTCTGCTTATAAGCGATGACGCATACGCTGAGATATCGCTCGTGGACAGGGTCCCTCCCTCGAAGGTATACGAGAGGACTTTGAGCGTGAACACAATGTCAAAGGCATTCGGGATGACGGGCTTCAGGGTGGGCTACATAAAAGCGAGCGAGAGCATGATATCTGCGCTCTCCAAGTACATGAGCCTGACCATAAGCAACGTCCCCGAGTTCATACAGGAGGCGTCGGCCTCGGCCCTCGAGAGGGGCGAGGGGTGGGTGAGCGAGGTCAGGGAGCTGCTCAGGGGCTACCTGAGGAGGGCGCTGACCGATCTCTCAGGAGCTCCCCTGGAGTACAAGGAGCCTCAGGGAGGGCTCTACATATTCCCAAGGGTTCAAATAGATGGTTTCGACTCGATGGAGTTCGCCTCACGCATCCTCGAGGAGAGGGGGATAGCCATAGCTCCAGGGTCGGGTTTCGGACCTTTCAAGGAGTGGATAAGGATAACATTCGCTAGCGAGGGCGCCGATCAAGGATTAAGACTCCTCAAGGAGGCCCTTCTCTCTTGGAGATCCTGATAGTGGGAGCCGGGGCCATGGGCTCCCTCTTCTCCAGATACCTGAGCGAGAGGCATGAAGTTTACGTTCACGACGTGGATCGGACTAAGGCTGAGGAGCTCTGCAGTAAGCTGAACGTCAAGCATCAGCTGGAGCTGAGGAACCTGGGGAAGTTCGATTCCGCCTTAGTTTGCGTCCCTATATCAAAAACAGCGCTCATCGTAGAGATCTTGGGTGAGGAGATGAGGAGAGGCAGCACAATCATGGAGATAAGCTCCGTTAAGAGCCCCGTGATGCCCTCCATGAGGAGGCTGGGGCCCCGGGGTATCCTCGGGATATCATTTCACCCCCTCTTCGGGCCTGGCCTGAGGGACTTGAGCCGCGGTAAGGCTGCCGTCGTGGAGGTCAGGGACATCGGGGCTGAGCTCTCCTACCTATCTTCCCTCTTCCCATTTGAGCTGATCCCCATGAGCTTGGAGGAGCACGATAGGGCCATGGCCTGGCTCGGATTGGTGCACCTGATCACTAACGCTTTCCTCTCCTCATCGGACGGCTACGCAGATCTGCTCAGCTCGGCCAGCACCACCACCACGTCCTGGTTCCTGAGGGTGGCCGCGGCCACCCTGACACAATCGGAGGATCTCAGCCAGGAATTGATCACTCAGAACCCATACTTCGAGGATTGCCTCAGGGAGTTCCTGAAGGAGCTGGGATCGAGGGACTTCAGGAGGCTGAGGAGGAGGATGAGGAGGTGGCTGGATAGGATCGACCCCAAGGAGGCTTATGGAGCCCTTTATGGCACTTGATCACTCCTCATATATCTCAGCAGGATTTTCGTCCGTACTGGGAGGCACTTCCTCCTCCAACGCCTCCTTCAGATAAGCGGGGAGGCTGAATAACGCATAGTGCACCTCTGGGAGGTAGAATCTCGTCCTCCCCTTCAGCCTCTCCTCGAACCTCCTCTCCAGGGTCACCCTGTCCAGCTCCGGAGGCACCATGCAGTCCGATCCGAAGGAGAAGGACCACTCGTCCGTGAAGGATGGCACGTAGGCCTTGGCCACAGCATGCTTCCTGAAGACCTCCCTCACGGCCCTGTATATCCTCTGAAAAGTCAGCCTGTTCACGTGAACACCCTCGCTGTGCGTCACCATGAGGCCCCCATCCCTTATCAGCCTTCTTACCATCTCGTAGAACTCCTTCGTGTAGAGCCTCACGGCCTGACCGTAGGGATCGGTCACGTCCAGTATCACAGCATCGTACCTCTCCTCACAGCTCTCCACATACTTCCTTCCGTCCCCTATCACGAGCTTGAGCCTACCATCCTCGAAGGAGTCCCCTGGAACCTCCGGGAGGTTCCTCCTGATCGTCTCGATGACAGATCTGTCAAGCTCTACCATCGTCACCTCCTCGACGGGATGCTTCAGGACCTCCCTCAGGGCTCCCCCATCCCCTCCCCCTATTATCAGCACCCTCTCCGGCCTCTCCAGGGAGAGGAGGGCGGGGTGAACAAGGGACTCGTGGTAGATGAACTCGTCGTAGAGCGAGAGCATTATTATGTGCTCTATGAAGAGGGACTTACCGAAAAGCTCCAGATCCAAGGTCTCAACGAGTTGCCCGGCCGGGGTGAATTCGGAGGAGATGATCTCGTTGACCACCTGAAGGGTCGCCATGTGCGGCCCAGCATGCTCCAAGTAGAGGAGGTGCCCGTCTATGTTCCTCAGCCCGGGCTTGGGTAACCTGAGGGGCATAAAGCGTGAGGTAGACATCATTAAAAAGCTGATGGGTGAGATGCTCACGGTTTGTAGAGTCCAGCCACATCTCTCGGGTCTCCAGAGATGATCTCAGCTATCAGGGGAGTTCCATCTGCATCC is drawn from Candidatus Korarchaeota archaeon NZ13-K and contains these coding sequences:
- a CDS encoding prephenate dehydrogenase, with protein sequence MEILIVGAGAMGSLFSRYLSERHEVYVHDVDRTKAEELCSKLNVKHQLELRNLGKFDSALVCVPISKTALIVEILGEEMRRGSTIMEISSVKSPVMPSMRRLGPRGILGISFHPLFGPGLRDLSRGKAAVVEVRDIGAELSYLSSLFPFELIPMSLEEHDRAMAWLGLVHLITNAFLSSSDGYADLLSSASTTTTSWFLRVAAATLTQSEDLSQELITQNPYFEDCLREFLKELGSRDFRRLRRRMRRWLDRIDPKEAYGALYGT
- a CDS encoding spermidine synthase yields the protein MMSTSRFMPLRLPKPGLRNIDGHLLYLEHAGPHMATLQVVNEIISSEFTPAGQLVETLDLELFGKSLFIEHIIMLSLYDEFIYHESLVHPALLSLERPERVLIIGGGDGGALREVLKHPVEEVTMVELDRSVIETIRRNLPEVPGDSFEDGRLKLVIGDGRKYVESCEERYDAVILDVTDPYGQAVRLYTKEFYEMVRRLIRDGGLMVTHSEGVHVNRLTFQRIYRAVREVFRKHAVAKAYVPSFTDEWSFSFGSDCMVPPELDRVTLERRFEERLKGRTRFYLPEVHYALFSLPAYLKEALEEEVPPSTDENPAEIYEE
- a CDS encoding transglutaminase domain-containing protein, with product MRRDILIHAALLLMLLGALANDAGAVGETKVLIVSNDDDFNSTKLLKSWLDERGFLYEVSSSPLPGFRFQIILGGPKARIVGQLARRYMPEGERILLMNHKGYWTFHVTTEGNKTLIFIAGNTRRETLKATEILLRSGVLDFILSQDSGLRISQEGSVEKRDFHWRFPPVSGKDYRLSIEIPEILADFYRVKPRMRVVEFKPGNDSPIFTWYLMVRTPHDDELLRRLAGELAEIASRDGIEGYDRVWFIASFVQHLKYSLANEYSPTGDHPSYPVETLIEGGGDCEDLSMLLVSLLRESGFNSMLLIMPTHAAVAVEMPPEWVRFPRVRVSIENVSGVRVALVDLADLRDKVIRGEVPLALELRLGNRSFFYLESTGFLRPGELPNLLLIAESIGWPYSEFPIFLVSDENAPVPLIYDYLFTSRKVDSGNLITLVVKVKNVGDRVAEGLRLESQIYAGSRVEVGGIDARLVRLGELAGVRVTESAQLASIDLGPVRPGEVLTYSFTFHTPSPTVGARVSLYLGRSEVDFLRIRPFNP
- a CDS encoding MFS transporter, with translation MPHGDRAMERSKAYKAIALFGLVSLLGDVVYEGARGVIPSYLAYLGASALLVGLISGFSEFIALTLRLVAGILVDLTRSHWKFYVLGYALIVSIPLIGLSNALPVVITLIMIERIAKAIRSPARDSLISIISKGVGSGKAFGLHEALDQAGAILGPLSMGLILLFTSNNYLLAFSAMFIPYLALMISVLHVYRNYSSLRPGEDPVSRAGILPYDREFWLYNISVFLNTIALIHVSLIVLVSSEEFNPSIAAMLYTLIQGVDMLSALFAGIMFDRFGRIFLCLPFSISILPSVLTLLGGRMSLLMAAVFYGLVLGMQESIYRAAISTIVPVQQRGSAYGIFNTFYGVGSLLSATIFGYFIEMRLLEVGVCFTLVGQLAALVMLVLSTRSKERIFDDRTSWKGP
- a CDS encoding aminotransferase class I/II-fold pyridoxal phosphate-dependent enzyme, which encodes MEDLRGRIRELTLKLVDLYSERMRLVEEIGRLKRESGVPVRDSEVERELWRDVRERCRERGLDDWSCSRLFRFIISASIRAQIPEEGDAGPHLEVFRRAKQLERRGVRIYHLEVGEPPWSFPPWVLDEMLRAIGEGRTRYGTSTGSERFRRAASDWISKRDGVDSGPENIIVTPGSKFAIYSILACFLRPGDRLGVMIPAWPAYKGMASNLGLEFIQVTSLDELWKMKGIGAFLVCSPNNPDGRVWSRRELEELADFLNENDALLISDDAYAEISLVDRVPPSKVYERTLSVNTMSKAFGMTGFRVGYIKASESMISALSKYMSLTISNVPEFIQEASASALERGEGWVSEVRELLRGYLRRALTDLSGAPLEYKEPQGGLYIFPRVQIDGFDSMEFASRILEERGIAIAPGSGFGPFKEWIRITFASEGADQGLRLLKEALLSWRS
- a CDS encoding chorismate synthase, encoding MGGDVLGRELRLVSFGESHGKVIGAVIEGVPAGLRLSEEDVQRVLDLRKPGLSHLSSQRAEEDRVEILSGVFRGYTTGAPICMVVRNLDVDSSHYEEFRRFPRPGHADHIASVKYGGFNDHRGGGRFSGRITVSMCMGGAVAMKILERLNVEIVAYSLEIGGERARDFTIEDAKVYRYLNPVRAPNEESYERMARAIEEAMRDGDSVGGIVEAVALNVPQGLGEPIFDTIEGDIAKAMFSIPGVKGVEFGSGFRAAAMRGSEHNDPMRIIDGRVRYVKNDHGGAIGGMTTGEPLILRVAFKPTPSIAKPQDSVDLELLRDVKIKVKGRHDPCIVPRAVVVVESMLAFTLADHAMRQGLIPKVLR
- a CDS encoding NADP-dependent malic enzyme, whose amino-acid sequence is MPEHKPTVEELLKKAEKPSKLAVPYHQFYEGKVQVMPKCAIRTMDDFSIWYTPGVAAACKEIKNDPDKSFFLTNRWNYVAVVSDGTRVLGLGNIGPEAGLPVMEGKALLFKYLGGVDAFPLVVRAHDPDDMLKLLEWIEPNFGGINLEDIEKPKCYYVLEEARKRLQIPVWHDDQQGTATVTYAGLVNAFKLVGKNMKDSKIVLYGAGAANVRTAIVLITAGVPPGNLVLIDTVGPLYRDRPDIEKMKVEDRWKYDLAMKTNKENNKTIEEAFKGADAVVGASKPGPGVIKPEWIKLMNDDPIVFACANPIPEIWPWEAKEAGAKIVATGRSDFPNQVNNSLSFPAIFRGVLDVRARTVTDEMCVAAGDALAKFAEEKGLREDYILPTMDDWEVYPIEAVAAAEQSIKQGVARRILSREELYERAVNIIRNARESARILMEKGLISSPPPEEDVLRSYGP